Proteins encoded in a region of the Saccharothrix ecbatanensis genome:
- a CDS encoding CHAT domain-containing tetratricopeptide repeat protein — protein sequence MPHAPQGTCASSISQGSFAGSNTLRRSGTGPYTCRTRLKSTPRTTISACAAVGTGFPVSITRMGARHSLLDAVKARIRQARVLRDFAPVLEPDALTEARQLAEGLTGDDHDRTARLLLGWFYWYRYRALSPGRVNQDLETAIAMFTPCFIAGDEDLPEPLLPHLADAAAPHALDLLRDAGESQSTASVRALAALWQRILDSSTDHPDLPIIMGYLTMALDRQYQHTHAVSDLDTLIEASRAAVRAIPPDYPPEIRGAHLTDLGQALCSRFERTGAFDDLQTAIGILREALATNPADAVIRAATCYQLGWALRIRFERTGAPADADAAVEAGETAVNLAPADHHLRVKALGALSLAYQARFRRTGSPADLDAAVDAGRVGIRALPVGHGDRSAMLAALGIPLLARFNRTGALADADAAVEAFLEAIDVVPTPNAAQLTNLGSALRDRFERTRSSADLDAAVRAGKSALRVASADADLARTLVELAATLWIRFRHTDDPADLQAAIDALTDAVQAIPADHLDRARTLNNLGTARLTRFERTEASADLDDAIRSLAAAVDATPAGHPDLAGHLTSLGIALRTRFQRTKLLSDRAAALSAFAHAVDVGAAAPVERITAARLAAALAASADPERMADLLETAVRLLPEVAPRRLVRSDQQYAIGQVRELAVDAAALALATTASTTGERATRALQLLETGRAVLLSQALETRSDLTDLRQRYPELATRFEDLREQLDQDTSATGSDDGRHLLVDELTATLTRIRACDGFGSFGLPPTVHELVAEAASGPVVTFNISRYRSDALLLTANGITSIELPALTRNAVLDRVNAFHQALSATTNPAASPAVRVDTQATLRAILEWLWDQATEPVLRTLGYRGQPGSLEEWPRVWWATGGLLGLLPIHAAGHHTDPPAARRTVMDRVVSSYTPTIRALRHARRRDRATQADAALVVAMPTTPGVPGRLHHVPAEATLLHNRLPRVVLLTEPDTADPVLADTPRPTKANVLARLAGCPIAHFACHGVSDTTDPSKSRLLLHDHATDPFTVSSLAAVTLDDAQLAYLSACHTAFAGSVDLIDEAIHLASAFQLAGFPRVIGTLWGIDDQLSVDIADRFYNALRTSDGAVDAGRAAGALHRTIRAIRDEVPATPSLWAAYLHAGA from the coding sequence GTGCCGCACGCGCCGCAAGGGACATGCGCGAGCAGTATCTCGCAGGGCTCGTTCGCCGGGTCGAACACGCTGAGGAGAAGTGGTACTGGGCCGTACACCTGTCGGACGAGGCTGAAATCCACGCCGCGTACGACTATCTCAGCTTGTGCAGCCGTGGGAACGGGCTTTCCCGTTAGCATCACGCGCATGGGGGCACGACACAGTTTGCTCGACGCGGTGAAGGCCCGTATCCGCCAGGCTCGGGTGCTTCGGGATTTCGCGCCCGTGCTGGAGCCGGACGCGCTCACCGAGGCGCGGCAGCTCGCTGAGGGCCTCACCGGCGACGACCACGACCGGACGGCACGGCTCCTGCTCGGTTGGTTTTACTGGTACCGGTATCGCGCACTGTCGCCGGGGCGGGTCAACCAGGATCTGGAGACCGCCATCGCGATGTTCACGCCTTGCTTCATCGCGGGCGACGAGGATCTACCCGAACCGCTGCTCCCCCACCTTGCCGACGCAGCCGCACCCCATGCCCTCGACCTGCTCCGCGATGCGGGCGAGTCCCAGAGCACAGCCTCGGTCCGGGCCCTGGCCGCGTTGTGGCAACGGATTCTGGACTCCTCTACCGACCATCCCGATCTGCCGATCATCATGGGCTATCTGACGATGGCGTTGGACCGCCAGTACCAACACACGCACGCGGTGTCGGACCTCGACACCTTGATCGAGGCGAGCCGGGCCGCGGTACGGGCGATCCCGCCGGACTATCCGCCGGAGATCCGCGGCGCGCACCTCACCGACTTGGGCCAGGCGCTGTGCAGCCGGTTCGAACGCACCGGCGCGTTCGACGACCTGCAGACTGCCATCGGCATCCTCCGGGAGGCACTGGCGACGAACCCGGCGGACGCCGTCATCCGCGCGGCAACGTGCTATCAGTTGGGGTGGGCGTTGCGGATCCGGTTCGAGCGCACCGGTGCGCCGGCCGACGCGGACGCCGCAGTCGAGGCAGGCGAGACCGCAGTGAACCTGGCCCCAGCCGATCACCACCTCCGGGTGAAGGCACTGGGCGCCCTGAGCCTCGCCTACCAGGCCCGGTTCCGGCGCACCGGGTCACCTGCTGATCTGGACGCGGCTGTGGACGCGGGCCGGGTCGGGATTCGGGCACTCCCCGTTGGCCACGGTGACCGGTCCGCGATGCTGGCCGCCCTCGGTATCCCGCTGCTGGCCCGATTCAACCGCACCGGTGCGCTGGCCGACGCGGACGCCGCAGTCGAGGCATTCCTCGAAGCGATCGACGTGGTCCCGACACCCAATGCCGCTCAACTGACCAATCTGGGATCCGCGTTGCGAGACCGTTTCGAGCGCACCCGGTCGTCAGCGGACCTGGACGCAGCCGTGCGAGCCGGGAAGTCGGCGCTGCGCGTTGCCTCCGCCGACGCCGACCTGGCACGGACCCTGGTCGAGTTGGCGGCAACGTTGTGGATTCGGTTCCGGCACACCGACGACCCAGCGGACCTTCAGGCCGCGATCGACGCACTGACCGACGCGGTGCAGGCCATCCCCGCCGACCACCTCGACCGGGCGCGGACGCTTAACAACTTGGGCACAGCACGGCTCACCCGGTTCGAGCGCACCGAAGCATCGGCCGACCTGGACGACGCCATCCGGTCCCTGGCGGCTGCCGTCGACGCCACCCCGGCCGGCCACCCCGACCTGGCGGGTCACCTGACTAGTCTGGGTATCGCGCTACGCACCCGGTTCCAACGCACCAAGCTACTCAGCGACCGCGCCGCCGCCCTGTCCGCTTTCGCGCACGCGGTCGACGTCGGTGCCGCCGCACCAGTGGAGCGCATCACCGCGGCTCGCCTCGCCGCCGCGCTGGCCGCGTCAGCCGACCCAGAGCGGATGGCGGATCTGTTGGAGACCGCAGTGCGGCTGCTGCCCGAGGTGGCCCCGCGTCGGCTGGTCCGAAGCGATCAGCAGTACGCGATCGGCCAAGTCCGCGAGTTGGCCGTTGATGCCGCCGCCCTCGCCCTGGCTACCACCGCTTCCACCACCGGCGAGCGGGCGACGCGAGCGTTGCAGCTGCTGGAGACGGGGAGAGCTGTGCTGTTGAGCCAAGCGCTGGAAACCCGCAGCGACCTGACCGATCTGCGGCAGCGGTATCCCGAACTCGCGACCCGATTCGAGGACCTGCGCGAGCAACTCGACCAAGACACCTCCGCTACTGGGTCGGACGACGGCCGGCACCTGCTCGTCGACGAGCTGACCGCGACGCTCACCCGGATCCGCGCCTGCGACGGATTCGGCTCATTCGGGCTGCCGCCGACTGTCCACGAACTCGTCGCCGAAGCCGCATCCGGGCCCGTGGTGACCTTCAACATCAGCCGATACCGCAGCGACGCCCTGCTGCTCACCGCGAACGGCATCACCTCCATCGAACTCCCCGCGCTCACCCGGAACGCGGTGCTCGACCGTGTCAATGCCTTTCACCAAGCACTCAGCGCCACCACCAACCCGGCGGCGAGCCCCGCTGTACGCGTTGACACGCAGGCGACCCTCCGCGCGATCCTCGAATGGCTGTGGGATCAGGCGACCGAACCGGTCCTGCGAACCCTCGGCTACCGCGGTCAACCTGGTTCGCTGGAGGAGTGGCCGCGGGTGTGGTGGGCGACCGGCGGCCTGCTCGGTCTGCTGCCGATCCACGCCGCCGGCCACCACACCGATCCGCCCGCGGCCCGGCGCACGGTGATGGATCGAGTCGTCTCCTCCTACACCCCGACGATTCGCGCGCTGCGCCACGCCCGCCGGCGCGACCGCGCGACGCAGGCGGACGCGGCGCTGGTCGTGGCCATGCCCACCACGCCCGGTGTGCCGGGCCGACTGCACCACGTCCCGGCCGAAGCGACGCTGCTCCACAACCGGCTGCCGCGTGTGGTGCTCCTGACCGAACCCGACACGGCAGACCCTGTCTTGGCCGACACTCCTCGGCCGACCAAGGCCAATGTCCTCGCCCGCCTCGCCGGTTGCCCGATCGCGCATTTCGCCTGCCACGGCGTCAGCGACACCACAGACCCGTCGAAGAGCAGGCTGCTGCTGCACGACCACGCCACCGATCCGTTCACCGTGTCGAGCCTCGCCGCCGTGACGCTGGACGACGCACAACTGGCCTACTTGTCGGCCTGCCACACCGCCTTCGCCGGTAGCGTCGATCTGATTGACGAGGCCATCCACCTCGCCTCGGCTTTCCAGTTGGCCGGATTCCCACGGGTGATCGGCACGCTGTGGGGAATCGACGACCAACTGTCCGTCGACATCGCCGACAGGTTCTACAACGCGCTGCGTACGTCCGACGGTGCCGTCGACGCCGGTCGCGCTGCGGGCGCGCTCCACCGCACGATTCGGGCAATCCGTGACGAGGTCCCCGCGACGCCCTCACTGTGGGCCGCCTATCTCCATGCGGGCGCCTGA